In Sulfuriferula plumbiphila, the genomic window CAGTACATCGGCGGCATCGAGCATGCCATTTTGCACCTGCTCTACGCGCGCTTCTTCCACAAGCTGATGCGCGACGAAGGGCTGTTCGGTGACCCTGGGCGGGGAGAAAACCGGCTTGACGAGCCCTTTGTGCGCCTGCTCACGCAGGGCATGGTCGTCGCACCGACGTTTTACCGCGACGCCGGGGAAGGCAAGAAAGACTGGTTCAACCCGGCCGAGGTCGATGTGCGCATGGACGAGCGCGGCCGTCCGCTCGATGCATTGCTCAAGGCCGACGGCCTGCCGGTGACCATCGGCGCTACCGAAAAGATGGCCAAATCCAAGAACAACGGCGTCGATCCGCAACTCCTGATCGACGGCTACGGCGCCGATACTGCGCGCCTGTTCATGATGTTCGCGGCGCCGCCCGAGCAAAGCCTGGAATGGTCGGATGCCGGGGTGGAGGGCGCGTTCCGTTTTCTGAAGCGGCTGTGGAAGCTGGTGCACGATCACGTCAGCGCCGGCGTGGTGCCGGCGTATACGGGCGGCGAGTTATCCGCCGGGTTGAAGGCCCTGCGCTTCCAGCTGCATACTGCAGTAAAAAAAATCAGCGATGATTACAGCCGCCGCCAGACTTTCAACACCGCGATTGCCGCGGTGATGGAACTGCTCAACACATTGAGCAAAATGAGCGACACCAGCCTGGCCGCACGCAGCGTGGCGCAGGAAGTGCTGGAGCGCGCAGTGCTGATGCTCGCGCCCATTGTCCCGCATGCGTGCGAAGCGCTGTGGACAGCACTCCGGCCGGATACGCAGCTACTCGATCAGGCCTGGCCGCAGGTGGACGAAAGCGCGCTGGTGCAGGATGAAATCACCCTGATGCTGCAAGTCAACGGCAAGCTGCGCGGCGAGATCACCGTCGCCCAATCCACCAGCCGCGAGCTTATCGAACAGCTGGCGCTGGCTCACGAGGCTGCACAAAAATTCATGGCCGGACAGGTTCCGAAAAAAATCGTGGTGGTAGCTGGGCGACTGGTCAATATCGTGGTCTGAACACAACGGAGACAACATGAAAAACATCCTCACCCACTGGCTATGGCTGGCACTCATTGGCGTCACACTCACCGCAGGCTGCGGCTTTCACCTGCGCGGGCAGGTCGAACTGCCGTATCGATCCGTTTATGTGGAAGGCGGTCAGGGTGGATTGACGACTGCGCTGCAAGCCGCCTTGCGTCTCGGACATGCCGGGCGCCTGGCTCCCAGTGCCGCGAAAGCCGAGAGCGTGATTCAGATTTTGTCGGAGCAGAACAGCAAGGTGATCCTGTCCCTGTCCGGCATCGGCAGGGTGCGTGAATACCAGCTGCAATACCGGGTGCAATACCAGCTCATCACGCCCAAGGGCAAAGTCATCCTCGCCCCGGCCAACCTGCTGCTGGCGCGCGACATGACCTACAACGATGCCCAGGTATTGGCCAAAGGGGAAGAAGAACAGCTGCTTTACCGCGACATGCAGAAAGACGCCGCGCAACAGATTTTGCGGCGCATCGCCAGCGCCCATTAACCCATGCGCATCAAGCCGGAGCAACTCGCCCAGCACCTGGCACGCGGTATCCAGCCGCTCTATACCGTGTACGGCGACGAGCCGCTGCTGGCTCTGGAAGCCGCTGATCTGGTGCGCGCCAGCGCCCGCTGCGCGGGCTACAGCGAGCGTGAAGTCCACACCGTGGAAGCACGCTTCAACTGGAACGAGCTGCTTGCTGCCGGCGACAACCTCTCCCTGTTCGGCAACCGCCGCCTGGCCGATATCCGCATTCCCTCCGGCAAACCCGGGCTGGAAGGCGGCAAGGCACTGCAGGCCTATTGCGCCAGGCTGCCCGCAGACACCGTCACGCTCATCACCCTGCCCAAGCTCGACCGCCAGGCCACCAACGCCAAATGGTTTACCGCGCTGCAAGCCAGCGGTATCGTGATTGGCGTTAACCCGGTTGCCATCGACCAGTTGCCACGCTGGATCGGCGCGCGGCTGGCCGCACACAACCTGCAAGCCGACAGCCAGACCCTGCGCTTTCTGACCGAACGCGTGGAAGGCAACCTGCTCGCCGCCCAGCAGGAAATCCGCAAGCTCGCGCTGCTGTTCCCGCCTGGCAGAATCACCTTCGACAACGTGCGCGAAGCGGTACTCGACGTCGCCCGCTACGATGTTTTCAAGCTTGCCGACGCACTGCTGACCGGCGATGTGCCGCGCCTCATGCGCATGCTCGACGGCCTGCGCAATGAAGGCGAAACCCCGGTACTGATCCTGTGGACACTCACCCGCGAACTGCGCATCCTGACCCGCATCAAAGCCGGCCAGGCCAGCGGCCAGCCCGCCGCCCAACTGATGCGCGAAGCCGGGGTGTGGGAGTCGCGCCAGACGCTGGTGGAAAAAGCGCTCGCCCGCGTCAGCCTGAGCGCGCTCACCCAGGCGCTGCGCGATGCGGCCGGGATAGACCGCACCATCAAGGGTTTGCAAACCGGCGACGTATGGGATGCACTCAGTCAACTGGCGTTGAAAATCGCGCTGCCGGGCAGCACGGCGCACCCCTCCTCTGTCCGTTAATTCTGGAAAAAGCAGGTTGGCCCCGAGCAACTCCGTGGTTATGCACGGCTCACACCCGCGGAACTCGCACAGATGCCCGCCGATCAGGAACCCGTATTTTTGCTTGAGTAACCCGGCACGATCCGGCGCAGCGTGCACGTCCTCAGGCTCTGCCCATGTCCAAGCCACGCAAGCATCCTGCCGTCGTTCCGGGTTAGAATCCGACTTTAACAATTTCACCACTGGATTTGATATGGACATCAAAACCTACATGCAGGACAGGGGACGCGCTGCCCGCGCCGCTTCGCGCGCCGTGGCACGCGCCGATACCAACGCCAAGAACAGGGCGCTCAACGTCATGGCTGCGGCTATCCAGCGCGATGCCGACAAGCTGCTGGCTGCCAACGCTGAGGACATGGCCGCCGCGCGCGCCGCCGGACTGGACGCAGCGCTGCTCGACCGGCTGGCGCTGAATGCCAAATCCATCGCCGGCATGGCAGAAGGGCTGTTGCAAATCGCCGCGCTGCCCGACCCGGTGGGCGAAATCACCGATCTAAAATACCGCCCGTCCGGCATCCAGGTGGGCAAGATGCGCGTGCCGCTGGGCGTGATCGGGATCATTTATGAAGCGCGTCCCAACGTGACCGCCGACGCCGCCGGGCTGTGCCTGAAATCCGGCAACGCCGCCATCCTGCGCGGTGGTTCCGAGGCGATCCGCTCCAACCAGGCGATTGCCGCCTGCGTGCGCGAAGGGCTGGCCGCGGCCGGCCTGCCGGAAACCGCGCTACAGGTGATAGCAACCACCGACCGCGCGGCGGTGGGCGAACTCATTACCATGCAGGGCTATGTGGACGTGATCGTACCGCGCGGCGGCAAGGGGCTGATCGAGCGCGTGATGAACGATGCGCGCATTCCGGTGATCAAGCATCTGCATGGCGTATGTCATGTGTATATCGATGACCGCGCCGACGTGGACAAGGCGGTGCGCATCGCCGACAACGCCAAAACCAGCCGCTACGGCACCTGCAACACCATGGAAACCCTGCTGCTGGCAAACAACATCGCGCCGGCAGTATTACCCAGGATCGCCGATATCTACGCCGCCAAGGGCGTAGAAATGCGCGGCTGCGACGCAGCGCGCCAGATTGTGGCAATGAATGCGGCGACGGATGTGGACTGGGTCACCGAATACCTCGCGCC contains:
- the holA gene encoding DNA polymerase III subunit delta yields the protein MRIKPEQLAQHLARGIQPLYTVYGDEPLLALEAADLVRASARCAGYSEREVHTVEARFNWNELLAAGDNLSLFGNRRLADIRIPSGKPGLEGGKALQAYCARLPADTVTLITLPKLDRQATNAKWFTALQASGIVIGVNPVAIDQLPRWIGARLAAHNLQADSQTLRFLTERVEGNLLAAQQEIRKLALLFPPGRITFDNVREAVLDVARYDVFKLADALLTGDVPRLMRMLDGLRNEGETPVLILWTLTRELRILTRIKAGQASGQPAAQLMREAGVWESRQTLVEKALARVSLSALTQALRDAAGIDRTIKGLQTGDVWDALSQLALKIALPGSTAHPSSVR
- a CDS encoding glutamate-5-semialdehyde dehydrogenase; this encodes MDIKTYMQDRGRAARAASRAVARADTNAKNRALNVMAAAIQRDADKLLAANAEDMAAARAAGLDAALLDRLALNAKSIAGMAEGLLQIAALPDPVGEITDLKYRPSGIQVGKMRVPLGVIGIIYEARPNVTADAAGLCLKSGNAAILRGGSEAIRSNQAIAACVREGLAAAGLPETALQVIATTDRAAVGELITMQGYVDVIVPRGGKGLIERVMNDARIPVIKHLHGVCHVYIDDRADVDKAVRIADNAKTSRYGTCNTMETLLLANNIAPAVLPRIADIYAAKGVEMRGCDAARQIVAMNAATDVDWVTEYLAPIISIRVVDGMDAAIEHINTYGSQHTDAIVTEDYARARRFLREVDSSSVMVNASTRFADGFEYGLGAEIGISTDKIHARGPVGLEGLTSQKWVVLGDGHVRG
- a CDS encoding LPS-assembly lipoprotein LptE: MKNILTHWLWLALIGVTLTAGCGFHLRGQVELPYRSVYVEGGQGGLTTALQAALRLGHAGRLAPSAAKAESVIQILSEQNSKVILSLSGIGRVREYQLQYRVQYQLITPKGKVILAPANLLLARDMTYNDAQVLAKGEEEQLLYRDMQKDAAQQILRRIASAH